One window of Mobula birostris isolate sMobBir1 chromosome 16, sMobBir1.hap1, whole genome shotgun sequence genomic DNA carries:
- the kbtbd8 gene encoding kelch repeat and BTB domain-containing protein 8 isoform X2: MDPSHACCILQQLKRMYDEQQLTDIVVEVDHGKTFSCHRNVLAAISPYFRSMFTSGLTESTQKRVRIVGVEEDAMRLVLDYAYTSRILLTEINVQALFTAASLFQIPSLQDQCAQYMISRLDPQNSIGVFMFADAYGHKELKEKSQDYIRKKILCVAKEQEFLHLTKDQLMSILNSDDLNVEKEEHVFESIILWLNHNRNKREPDLADIFAKCIRVPLMDENFLKKIPCTFAQAMARNSPEDGNSEGADGCRPRLGMTASQMIICFEAANKHSGKKQTVPCLDIVTGEVFKLCKPPNDLREVGILVSPDNDIYIAGGYRPSNSDVSIDHKAESDFWMHDHAANRWLPRASLLRARIGCKLVYCCNKIYAIGGRVYEGDGRNALKSVECYDSRDNCWTAVCPMPIAMEFHTAVAHQDNIYVLQGEFFLCYDPHKDYWGCLTPMSVPRSAGLSAVCNDLIYYVAGICKAHQRMLTVEAYDIQLNKWIRKKDLPLDQSTNPYIKLFLLLNKLHLFVRATQVVVEEHVFRTSRKNSLYQYDEESDQWKKVYESPDKLWDLGRHFECVVAKLYPQCLQKVF; the protein is encoded by the exons ATGGACCCTTCTCATGCATGTTGCATACTGCAGCAGCTTAAACGTATGTACGATGAACAGCAGCTGACAGACATTGTGGTGGAGGTAGATCATGGAAAAACGTTTTCCTGTCACCGAAATGTTCTCGCTGCAATTAGTCCTTACTTTAG GTCTATGTTCACAAGTGGCCTTACAGAGAGCACACAGAAAAGAGTGCGAATTGTGGGAGTGGAAGAAGATGCAATGAGGCTGGTGTTGGACTATGCCTATACTTCCCGAATATTATTAACAGAGATCAATGTACAAGCTCTTTTCACAGCTGCTAGTCTCTTCCAAATTCCATCTTTGCAGGACCAGTGTGCCCAGTATATGATCAGCCGACTGGATCCGCAGAATTCTATTGGGGTTTTCATGTTTGCTGATGCTTATGGACACAAGGAGTTAAAAGAGAAATCCCAAGATTACATTAGAAAGAAAATTTTGTGCGTTGCCAAAGAGCAAGAATTCCTCCATTTGACTAAAGACCAGCTCATGAGCATCCTAAACAGCGATGACTTAAATGTAGAAAAGGAAGAGCATGTTTTTGAAAGCATAATTCTGTGGCTCAATCATAATAGGAACAAAAGAGAGCCAGATCTTGCAGACATTTTTGCCAAATGTATACGTGTACCTCTGATGGATGAgaattttttaaagaaaattccTTGCACTTTTGCACAGGCTATGGCTAGAAACTCCCCGGAAGATGGAAATAGCGAAGGAGCTGATGGCTGTAGGCCAAGACTTGGTATGACTGCTTCACAGATGATTATCTGCTTTGAAGCTGCCAACAAACACTCAGGAAAGAAACAAACTGTGCCTTGTTTAGATATTGTCACAGGAGAAGTCTTCAAATTATGCAAACCTCCCAATGACTTGAGGGAGGTGGGAATCCTGGTATCACCTGATAATGACATTTACATAGCAGGAGGTTACAGACCAAGTAACAGTGATGTTTCTATAGATCATAAAGCAGAAAGTGATTTCTGGATGCATGACCATGCAGCAAATAGATGGCTACCGAGAGCTTCATTGCTAAGGGCGCGAATAGGATGCAAGTTAGTTTATTGTTGTAACAAAATATATGCAATTGGAGGTCGGGTGTATGAAGGTGATGGACGGAATGCATTAAAATCAGTGGAGTGCTATGATAGCAGAGACAATTGCTGGACAGCTGTCTGCCCAATGCCTATTGCTATGGAATTTCACACTGCTGTGGCACATCAGGATAATATCTATGTATTACAAG gGGAATTTTTTCTGTGTTATGACCCTCACAAAGACTACTGGGGTTGTCTGACACCAATGAGTGTGCCTAGATCTGCAGGATTATCAGCTGTCTGCAATGATTTAATCTACTATGTAGCAGGAATTTGTAAAGCACATCAGCGGATGCTTACAGTAGAAGCTTATGACATCCAACTTAATAAATGGATACGGAAGAAGGATCTCCCATTAGATCAGTCCACCAATCCCTACATTAAACTCTTCTTGCTCCTTAATAAACTGCATCTCTTTGTGCGAGCAACACAAGTCGTGGTGGAGGAGCATGTTTTCCGTACAAGTCGCAAGAACTCTCTGTACCAGTATGATGAAGAATCTGATCAGTGGAAGAAAGTGTATGAGTCACCTGATAAACTGTGGGACCTTGGCCGCCATTTTGAATGTGTTGTTGCCAAACTTTATCCACAATGTCTTCAGAAagttttttga
- the kbtbd8 gene encoding kelch repeat and BTB domain-containing protein 8 isoform X3 — MFTSGLTESTQKRVRIVGVEEDAMRLVLDYAYTSRILLTEINVQALFTAASLFQIPSLQDQCAQYMISRLDPQNSIGVFMFADAYGHKELKEKSQDYIRKKILCVAKEQEFLHLTKDQLMSILNSDDLNVEKEEHVFESIILWLNHNRNKREPDLADIFAKCIRVPLMDENFLKKIPCTFAQAMARNSPEDGNSEGADGCRPRLGMTASQMIICFEAANKHSGKKQTVPCLDIVTGEVFKLCKPPNDLREVGILVSPDNDIYIAGGYRPSNSDVSIDHKAESDFWMHDHAANRWLPRASLLRARIGCKLVYCCNKIYAIGGRVYEGDGRNALKSVECYDSRDNCWTAVCPMPIAMEFHTAVAHQDNIYVLQGEFFLCYDPHKDYWGCLTPMSVPRSAGLSAVCNDLIYYVAGICKAHQRMLTVEAYDIQLNKWIRKKDLPLDQSTNPYIKLFLLLNKLHLFVRATQVVVEEHVFRTSRKNSLYQYDEESDQWKKVYESPDKLWDLGRHFECVVAKLYPQCLQKVF, encoded by the exons ATGTTCACAAGTGGCCTTACAGAGAGCACACAGAAAAGAGTGCGAATTGTGGGAGTGGAAGAAGATGCAATGAGGCTGGTGTTGGACTATGCCTATACTTCCCGAATATTATTAACAGAGATCAATGTACAAGCTCTTTTCACAGCTGCTAGTCTCTTCCAAATTCCATCTTTGCAGGACCAGTGTGCCCAGTATATGATCAGCCGACTGGATCCGCAGAATTCTATTGGGGTTTTCATGTTTGCTGATGCTTATGGACACAAGGAGTTAAAAGAGAAATCCCAAGATTACATTAGAAAGAAAATTTTGTGCGTTGCCAAAGAGCAAGAATTCCTCCATTTGACTAAAGACCAGCTCATGAGCATCCTAAACAGCGATGACTTAAATGTAGAAAAGGAAGAGCATGTTTTTGAAAGCATAATTCTGTGGCTCAATCATAATAGGAACAAAAGAGAGCCAGATCTTGCAGACATTTTTGCCAAATGTATACGTGTACCTCTGATGGATGAgaattttttaaagaaaattccTTGCACTTTTGCACAGGCTATGGCTAGAAACTCCCCGGAAGATGGAAATAGCGAAGGAGCTGATGGCTGTAGGCCAAGACTTGGTATGACTGCTTCACAGATGATTATCTGCTTTGAAGCTGCCAACAAACACTCAGGAAAGAAACAAACTGTGCCTTGTTTAGATATTGTCACAGGAGAAGTCTTCAAATTATGCAAACCTCCCAATGACTTGAGGGAGGTGGGAATCCTGGTATCACCTGATAATGACATTTACATAGCAGGAGGTTACAGACCAAGTAACAGTGATGTTTCTATAGATCATAAAGCAGAAAGTGATTTCTGGATGCATGACCATGCAGCAAATAGATGGCTACCGAGAGCTTCATTGCTAAGGGCGCGAATAGGATGCAAGTTAGTTTATTGTTGTAACAAAATATATGCAATTGGAGGTCGGGTGTATGAAGGTGATGGACGGAATGCATTAAAATCAGTGGAGTGCTATGATAGCAGAGACAATTGCTGGACAGCTGTCTGCCCAATGCCTATTGCTATGGAATTTCACACTGCTGTGGCACATCAGGATAATATCTATGTATTACAAG gGGAATTTTTTCTGTGTTATGACCCTCACAAAGACTACTGGGGTTGTCTGACACCAATGAGTGTGCCTAGATCTGCAGGATTATCAGCTGTCTGCAATGATTTAATCTACTATGTAGCAGGAATTTGTAAAGCACATCAGCGGATGCTTACAGTAGAAGCTTATGACATCCAACTTAATAAATGGATACGGAAGAAGGATCTCCCATTAGATCAGTCCACCAATCCCTACATTAAACTCTTCTTGCTCCTTAATAAACTGCATCTCTTTGTGCGAGCAACACAAGTCGTGGTGGAGGAGCATGTTTTCCGTACAAGTCGCAAGAACTCTCTGTACCAGTATGATGAAGAATCTGATCAGTGGAAGAAAGTGTATGAGTCACCTGATAAACTGTGGGACCTTGGCCGCCATTTTGAATGTGTTGTTGCCAAACTTTATCCACAATGTCTTCAGAAagttttttga
- the kbtbd8 gene encoding kelch repeat and BTB domain-containing protein 8 isoform X1: MAAAAELNKFLLGHNGISSPSQNVGMDPSHACCILQQLKRMYDEQQLTDIVVEVDHGKTFSCHRNVLAAISPYFRSMFTSGLTESTQKRVRIVGVEEDAMRLVLDYAYTSRILLTEINVQALFTAASLFQIPSLQDQCAQYMISRLDPQNSIGVFMFADAYGHKELKEKSQDYIRKKILCVAKEQEFLHLTKDQLMSILNSDDLNVEKEEHVFESIILWLNHNRNKREPDLADIFAKCIRVPLMDENFLKKIPCTFAQAMARNSPEDGNSEGADGCRPRLGMTASQMIICFEAANKHSGKKQTVPCLDIVTGEVFKLCKPPNDLREVGILVSPDNDIYIAGGYRPSNSDVSIDHKAESDFWMHDHAANRWLPRASLLRARIGCKLVYCCNKIYAIGGRVYEGDGRNALKSVECYDSRDNCWTAVCPMPIAMEFHTAVAHQDNIYVLQGEFFLCYDPHKDYWGCLTPMSVPRSAGLSAVCNDLIYYVAGICKAHQRMLTVEAYDIQLNKWIRKKDLPLDQSTNPYIKLFLLLNKLHLFVRATQVVVEEHVFRTSRKNSLYQYDEESDQWKKVYESPDKLWDLGRHFECVVAKLYPQCLQKVF, from the exons AATTGAACAAGTTTTTATTGGGACACAATGGAATTTCAAGTCCAAGCCAGAATGTCGGGATGGACCCTTCTCATGCATGTTGCATACTGCAGCAGCTTAAACGTATGTACGATGAACAGCAGCTGACAGACATTGTGGTGGAGGTAGATCATGGAAAAACGTTTTCCTGTCACCGAAATGTTCTCGCTGCAATTAGTCCTTACTTTAG GTCTATGTTCACAAGTGGCCTTACAGAGAGCACACAGAAAAGAGTGCGAATTGTGGGAGTGGAAGAAGATGCAATGAGGCTGGTGTTGGACTATGCCTATACTTCCCGAATATTATTAACAGAGATCAATGTACAAGCTCTTTTCACAGCTGCTAGTCTCTTCCAAATTCCATCTTTGCAGGACCAGTGTGCCCAGTATATGATCAGCCGACTGGATCCGCAGAATTCTATTGGGGTTTTCATGTTTGCTGATGCTTATGGACACAAGGAGTTAAAAGAGAAATCCCAAGATTACATTAGAAAGAAAATTTTGTGCGTTGCCAAAGAGCAAGAATTCCTCCATTTGACTAAAGACCAGCTCATGAGCATCCTAAACAGCGATGACTTAAATGTAGAAAAGGAAGAGCATGTTTTTGAAAGCATAATTCTGTGGCTCAATCATAATAGGAACAAAAGAGAGCCAGATCTTGCAGACATTTTTGCCAAATGTATACGTGTACCTCTGATGGATGAgaattttttaaagaaaattccTTGCACTTTTGCACAGGCTATGGCTAGAAACTCCCCGGAAGATGGAAATAGCGAAGGAGCTGATGGCTGTAGGCCAAGACTTGGTATGACTGCTTCACAGATGATTATCTGCTTTGAAGCTGCCAACAAACACTCAGGAAAGAAACAAACTGTGCCTTGTTTAGATATTGTCACAGGAGAAGTCTTCAAATTATGCAAACCTCCCAATGACTTGAGGGAGGTGGGAATCCTGGTATCACCTGATAATGACATTTACATAGCAGGAGGTTACAGACCAAGTAACAGTGATGTTTCTATAGATCATAAAGCAGAAAGTGATTTCTGGATGCATGACCATGCAGCAAATAGATGGCTACCGAGAGCTTCATTGCTAAGGGCGCGAATAGGATGCAAGTTAGTTTATTGTTGTAACAAAATATATGCAATTGGAGGTCGGGTGTATGAAGGTGATGGACGGAATGCATTAAAATCAGTGGAGTGCTATGATAGCAGAGACAATTGCTGGACAGCTGTCTGCCCAATGCCTATTGCTATGGAATTTCACACTGCTGTGGCACATCAGGATAATATCTATGTATTACAAG gGGAATTTTTTCTGTGTTATGACCCTCACAAAGACTACTGGGGTTGTCTGACACCAATGAGTGTGCCTAGATCTGCAGGATTATCAGCTGTCTGCAATGATTTAATCTACTATGTAGCAGGAATTTGTAAAGCACATCAGCGGATGCTTACAGTAGAAGCTTATGACATCCAACTTAATAAATGGATACGGAAGAAGGATCTCCCATTAGATCAGTCCACCAATCCCTACATTAAACTCTTCTTGCTCCTTAATAAACTGCATCTCTTTGTGCGAGCAACACAAGTCGTGGTGGAGGAGCATGTTTTCCGTACAAGTCGCAAGAACTCTCTGTACCAGTATGATGAAGAATCTGATCAGTGGAAGAAAGTGTATGAGTCACCTGATAAACTGTGGGACCTTGGCCGCCATTTTGAATGTGTTGTTGCCAAACTTTATCCACAATGTCTTCAGAAagttttttga